A stretch of the Theileria equi strain WA chromosome 1, complete sequence genome encodes the following:
- a CDS encoding hypothetical protein (encoded by transcript BEWA_030720A): MLLKLLGKSVRTVCCKSVEFCLYECTRRVTKAVPRPSEYEPIASLCYYSGIHNHREFQLLVNISDIEGDFLKRRTCIALEVGSHNTLATAIPISSTGVLNNIGSRASIRIRQCDNTIYIVIYKKNAVTKTQVCKLTFDIEKDIIDANFPIHKWYDLDNGNGKIGRIRLSFYKIATFQNITDCIVLQQAILCANEYANSGVDLKINIRNPDIMLEAEKIILFSFSLEGPIIAKKGYASQMLYFKAVHTNGAWYWNFWKSKEECRRNVKYEGSIPILSISTVLRHPTDYTFFYVRYYSKEGSHDLIFKSVDRSRDIWADSLYMFIENVRRYLEHFDNFDALKEHLT, translated from the exons ATGCTTCTGAAATTGCTTGGAAAATCAGTTAGGACTGTTTGTTGTAAGAGTGTTGAATTCTGTCTCTACGAATGTACTAGACGGGTGACTAAAGCTGTACCACGACCCTCTGAATATGAACCTATAG CATCACTGTGTTACTATTCCGGTATACACAACCATAGGGAATTTCAACTGTTGGTAAATATATCGGATATTGAAGGAGATTTTCTAAAGAGACGAACATGTATAGCTCTGGAGGTTGGAAGTCATAACACCCTTGCAACAG CAATCCCAATATCGTCCACCGGTGTGCTGAATAACATTGGAAGTAGAGCCTCCATAAGAATTCGACAATGTGACAATACCATATACATTGTGATTTACAAGAAAAACGCTGTGACCAAAACCCAGGTCTGTAAATTAACGTTTGATATTGAGAAGGATATTATCGATGCCAACTTTCCAATCCATAAATG GTATGATCTGGATAACGGCAATGGGAAGATTGGACGTATCAGACTTTCGTTTTACAAGA TTGCCACTTTCCAAAACATTACAGACTGTATTGTATTACAGCAGGCCATCTTGTGTGCGAATGAATATGCAAATTCCGGGGTGGATTTGAAGATTAAT ATTCGCAATCCTGATATAATGCTAGAAGCAGAAAAAATCATCTtgttttcattctctttagAGGGACCTATAATCGCAAAAAAAGGCTACGCATCGCAAATGCTCTATTTTAAGGCAGTACACACCAATG GTGCCTGGTACTGGAATTTTTGGAAGTCCAAAGAGGAGTGCCGTAGGAATGTTAAATATGAAGGCTCCATACCCATCCTGAGCATTAGCACAGTGTTGAGACATCCTACGGATTATACCTTTTTTTATGTACGGTACTATTCCAAGGAAGGGTCACACGATCTAATCTTCAAATCAGTGGATCGCAGTAGGGACATCTGGGCTGATTCCCTCTATATGTTTATCGAAAAC GTTCGCAGGTATCTTGAGCACTTTGACAACTTTGATGCGCTAAAGGAGCATCTAACTTGA
- a CDS encoding hypothetical protein (encoded by transcript BEWA_030730A) produces MAKGRKTVTFQLVSASNADNRADRSAYQRTLVRKVSQNTIWKNRPVKDIPQELLESLDPHDFGIHDNLKESQKEMLINSIYGTVDNYKNFASATIPVEVKKRVEEEDLDGDCYFPKDGYDYEQHLATINPKYFIPSDPVTSGNDSDKKVNIESSREFPGLGDESVDVDEKEVFEALEHESDLEPIDDDFVTQAMQGESDVDENHILWGDYKPLIPHLPNFDFSSLSVEPQPEEFTSDDLEFVDEPDDLQKPEPAHPDGLQVYIKNMDQDYHGHKKDRMEILNPSGVIGNIQELVENQSDSEYESDSEYESDSSEQWDVETVLTTYTNATNHPKLIAKNKLKTIPSAMTKAPIQVRPTTPKEHVSKAEIDIIQLPEVITERRKDETKEEKKERKASVKKTKALILQMKRINKESLKEAKKKSAIQNSRGSYDIVDGVKYLKL; encoded by the exons atggcaaaagGACGCAAGACAGTGACCTTTCAGCTGGTTTCAGCCTCGAACGCCGATAATCGCGCTGATAGGTCGGCCTACCAACGTACTCTTGTGCGTAAAGTATCGCAGAATACCATATGGAAA AATCGTCCCGTCAAGGATATTCCACAGGAGTTACTGGAATCTCTGGACCCTCATGACTTTGGAATCCACGATAATCTTAAGGAATCCCAAAAG GAAATGCTCATAAACAGCATATATGGTACAGTAGACAATTACAAAAACTTTGCTTCCGCTACCATCCCTGTTGAG GTAAAAAAGCGtgttgaagaagaagatcTGGATGGAGACTGTTATTTCCCAAAAGATGGCTACGATTACGAACAACATTTGGCTACCATTAACccaaaatatttcattCCATCAGATCCTGTTACTAGTGGAAATGATTCGG ATAAAAAGGTGAATATAGAGAGTTCCAGAGAGTTTCCTGGACTTGGTGATGAGTCGGTCGATGTAGACG AAAAGGAGGTGTTTGAGGCCCTGGAACATGAGTCAGATTTGGAACCTATTGATGACGATTTTGTAACTCAAGCTATGCAGGGAGAATCTGATGTTGACGAGAATCATATTCTTTGGGGAGATTACAAACCTCTTATACCACATTTGCCTAATTTTGACTTTTCGTCTCTATCAGTTGAACCTCAGCCCGAGGAGTTTACATCAGATGATCTGGAGTTTGTAGATGAACCTGATGACTTGCAGAAACCAGAGCCAGCGCATCCTGACG GGCTACAAGTTTATATCAAGAATATGGATCAGGATTATCATGGTCACAAAAAGGAtagaatggaaattttgaaCCCTTCCG GTGTTATAGGAAACATTCAAGAGTTGGTAGAAAACCAGTCCGACTCCGAGTATGAATCAGATAGTGAATATGAGTCTGATTCTTCAGAACAGTGGGATGTAGAGACAGTACTTACTACCTATACAAATGCAACAAACCATCCAAAGCTGATTGCAAAAAATAAGCTCAAGACAATACCAAGTGCTATGACAAAAGCACCTATTCAAGTCCGACCAACAACCCCCAAGGAGCATGTCTCAAAGGCTGAAATTGATATCATACAACTTCCAGAG GTAATAACTGAGAGAAGAAAGGATGAGACCaaggaggaaaagaagGAGAGAAAAGCCTCTGTCAAGAAGACAAAGGCATTGATTTTACAAATGAAGAGAATTAATAAGGAATCCCTCAAG GaggcaaagaagaagagtGCGATTCAGAATTCCAGGGGTTCCTACGATATTGTTGATGGTGTTAAATACCTAAAGTTATAA
- a CDS encoding 60S ribosomal protein L13, putative (encoded by transcript BEWA_030740A): MFLSVARSARSLRSSFHESPVNPFSKVQWISRPFLKKNMPSISPLATPHKSLKAITHMNTPTGNWHIIDAADRTVGSVASHISILLQGKHLPTYETNKVSGDNIIVVNAVRLVMNGHSWDTKVYKFDRKSHSKGPKIITAKTLMARNPAMILNLAVKRMLPRNKLRSLRYRFACLLLLHTYPFNQR; this comes from the exons ATGTTTTTGTCTGTTGCCCGTTCGGCTCGTTCTCTTCGGAGTTCGTTCCACGAATCTCCTGTAAATCCCTTTTCAAAGGTCCAATG GATATCAAGAccatttttgaaaaaaaATATGCCTTCAATATCTCCTCTGGCGACCCCGCATAAAAGCTTGAAGGCAATCACACACATGAACACACCGACGGGAAATTGGCACATTATAGATGCTGCAGACAGG ACAGTCGGAAGTGTAGCATCGCATATCTCGATATTGCTCCAGGGCAAGCATTTGCCAACCTATGAAACAAACAAGGTTTCTGGAGATAACATAATCGTTGTCAATGCAGTGAGACTGGTGATGAATGGCCACTCCTGGGATACAAAGGTCTACAAATTCGACAGAAAAT CGCATTCAAAGGGGCCAAAAATCATAACTGCCAAGACTTTGATGGCTAGGAATCCCGCAATGATT CTCAATCTTGCTGTAAAGAGGATGCTTCCCAGGAATAAACTGAGATCTCTCCGGTACAGGTTTGCTTGCTTGCTTTTACTCCACACCTACCCGTTTAACCAACGCTAA
- a CDS encoding CAP-Gly domain containing protein (encoded by transcript BEWA_030750A), which yields MDGYSRIVKVDIKHETLKDRIWPEIRIDTGITVAELKDKLYIKTGTSPSSMALSAHLPNHESTTSVSLDMDEESLYKYGIDEGYVILVRELRTFNGNKILTSSNENKNVQIDISNSSLKYTNPKLYDHYIKQTERVEATGNDSEFQRYQMSDEDYRARNTGVREFIDKMRAGAAKSSISSNAKNADEPTSLEDLREAFPIGSRCSVSPGDRRGEVKFVGLIGGKKVKIGVALDEPLGNSDGTFHSVKYFETHGSNYGGFYDPKNVAVGDFPQFDISDFL from the exons ATGGACGGTTACAGTCGCATAGTAAAAGTAGATATAAAACATGAAACATTAAAGGACAGAATTTGGCCTGAGATTAGAATCGACACCGGAATCACCGTTGCAGAGCTAAAGGACAAATTATACATCAAAACTGGGACTAGTCCATCATCCATGGCTTTATCCGCACATCTACCGAATCATGAGTCTACGACGTCTGTATCGTTGgatatggatgaggagtcGCTTTACAAGTATGGTATTGATGAAGGCTACGTGATACTTGTGAGAGAGTTACGCACATTTAATGGCAACAAGATTCTTACTAGCTCCAATGAAAATAAGAACGTTCAGATAGATATTAGCAATTCCTCACTAAAGTACACAAACCCAAAGCTCTATGATCATTACATAAAACAAACGGAAAGGGTAGAAGCGACTGGAAATGATTCGGAATTTCAGAGATACCAAATGAGTGATGAGGACTACAGGGCAAGGAATACAGGAGTTCGTGAATTCATCGACAAAATGAGGGCTGGAGCAGCGAAATCATCTATTTCGAGTAACGCCAAGAATGCGGATGAACCTACAAGTCTGGAAGATCTACGCGAAGCATTTCCTATCGGTTCCAGATGTTCAGTATCACCTGGAGATCGTAGAGGAGAAGTAAAGTTTGTCGGTCTAATTGGTGGCAAGAAAGTGAAGATAG GTGTTGCCCTGGACGAACCTCTAGGGAACAGTGATGGCACATTTCACtctgtaaaatattttgaaacCCACGGGAGCAACTACGGTGGGTTTTATGATCCCAAAAACGTGGCGGTTGGGGACTTTCCGCAGTTTGACATTTCTGACTTTTTGTAG
- a CDS encoding hypothetical protein (encoded by transcript BEWA_030760A), whose amino-acid sequence MEDDSYSNIDLNLKSTEPKKKAKKRHMLQKPGEVAKPEGKQAKHKKEDDGLSSIQLFKEIPQKIPFMGRPREHTISVALPASLVQNVQSEELRAYVIGNIARTLTIYGINEVVLYNDMGNEGTKWQDHFALNLRYLETPQYLRRYLYPMNYALKYAGLQNPLDAPHHLRSNEWLPYREGVIKLIPKSQCGKHNKFFAECGLFRNVEIKNISALSSIYGVDHVTDDGDEEIYQRVTIRLDGSSLTQCKQYWKNNKLGSTDSGNYSLSGYIVSPEEPLQRAGLYWGYTVREADSFEQVLVECPFNDSGEYDYKIGTSERGELFGPNTKLPKYKNLLVVFGPVNGLEHIMENPSDKFDKYYNFCLHQKSRTIRTEEALSISLAIMNFVSPY is encoded by the exons ATGGAAGACGATTCTTATTCTAACATTGACTTGAACCTTAAGTCCACGGAGCCAAAGAAGAAGGCTAAGAAGCGGCATATGTTGCAAA AACCGGGAGAGGTCGCCAAGCCAGAGGGGAAACAAGCCAAACATAAGAAGGAGGATGATGGTCTGTCCTCTATTCAGCTTTTTAAGGAGATTCCACAG AAAATCCCCTTTATGGGAAGGCCTAGGGAACATACAATTTCGGTTGCACTTCCAGCCTCTTTGGTTCAAAACGTTCAG TCTGAAGAACTTAGAGCCTATGTTATCGGTAATATCGCAAGAACTTTGACCATTTATGGCATTAATGAAGTTGTTCTTTACAATGATATGG GAAATGAGGGTACAAAGTGGCAAGATCATTTTGCACTTAATTTGAGGTACCTGGAGACTCCACAATACCTTAGGAGATACTTGTATCCGATGAACTATG CTTTAAAGTATGCGGGATTGCAGAATCCGCTTGATGCCCCTCATCACTTACGATCTAATGAGTGGCTCCCATACAG AGAGGGAGTAATAAAGCTAATTCCAAAGAGCCAGTGTGGAAAGCATAACAAGTTTTTTGCAGAATGTGGCTTGTTTAGAAATGTTGAAATAAAGAATATATCCGCATTGAGTAGTATATACGGAGTTGACCACGTCACGgatgatggagatgaggaAATTTATCAGAGGGTTACAATTAGATTGGATGGTTCCTCCCTGACCCAGTGTAAACAGTATTGGAAAAATAACAAACTTGGTTCTACGGATTCTGGTAATTATTCATTATCTGGGTACATTGTGAGTCCTGAGGAGCCGTTGCAGAGAGCGG GACTTTATTGGGGATATACTGTCAGAGAGGCAGATAGTTTTGAGCAAGTTCTTGTCGAATGTCCATTTAATGATTCTGGTGAGTACGACTATAAGATTGGCACTAGTGAACGTGGTGAATTGTTTGGTCCCAACACCAAACTTCCAAAGTACAAGAATCTTTTGGTTGTATTTGGACCCGTGAATGGACTCGAACATATAATGGAAAACCCAAGTGATAAATTTGACAAGTACtataatttttgtttgCATCAAAAGTCAAGGACGATAAGAACTGAAGAGGCACTTTCCATATCACTCGCTATAATGAACTTTGTATCGCCATACTAA
- a CDS encoding hypothetical protein (encoded by transcript BEWA_030770A): MASFPVLFTNIHSITKSIMVKKRNSYVYSVQLHSTIQNVNIWSEVFIPGESLWKHVDFIGPRFYDKTFKVHPIKTLHYDNNESQIVVEEKDKKYTYKGFIFVEKGNKIFVYTEKVKVVLIIVFPSTKFKYGFNKLLYIRQYPFEAEQDRKLIVKNFSSISDLSEHSPVKSVSPKTGGGLYIFSSNILGIIADITPKYCKRWHEVLARREQKVQEWFKEVIKLRNDGRMLLHTEYIPKITVLNASIVEKADEKFIRGLIKQLPLPNSKMQFIKNPLYILKSQIPKNKILKGDGTPVAEFKGQEVYLRDDLEDIKTSFGWHKCNRKVIEGSKPVMIRHMANKFTGGMDSHYFAESQTILIGQIELNDQAIGTGFSKVDLTGDRFVFKDHVYIKGKHLKHLEYVAKNIDIQYKRAFSSYYYKKGTPSTNIDGIVIAQDKLDTFLSSYNGCLIHTYNIVVPDYINSVVLKEIESERNTYRGFWRNFFLTLLNKPPSQASKSYRDIKNQLKTNVEDFIINLDKFGSSKDSIES; the protein is encoded by the exons ATGGCATCATTTCCCGTATTGTTCACAAATATCCACTCAATCACCAAATCG ATTATGgtaaagaaaaggaattCGTATGTTTATTCTGTTCAGCTTCATAGTACAATTCAGAATGTGAATATCTGGTCTGAAGTTTTTATTCCGGGGGAATCCCTATGGAAGCACGTAGACTTTATTGGTCCGAGATTCTACGATAAAACATTTAAAGTTCATCCTATTAAAACATTACATTACGACAATAATGAAAGCCAGATAGTCgttgaagaaaaggataaaaaatACACATATAAAggttttatatttgttgAAAAGGggaataaaatatttgtatatACTGAAAAGGTCAAAGTTGTACTGATTATAGTATTTCCGTCTACAAAATTTAAGTACGGATTTAATAAACTATTGTATATTAGACAATACCCGTTTGAAGCGGAACAGGATAGGAAACTTATTGttaaaaacttttcatccatatcGGATCTGTCTGAACATTCACCCGTAAAGTCTGTTTCTCCAAAAACGGGTGGAGgactttacattttctcGTCCAATATTTTAGGTATCATCGCAGATATAACACCAAAGTATTGTAAAAGGTGGCATGAAGTGTTGGCCAGGAGGGAACAAAAGGTCCAGGAGTGGTTTAAAGAGGTAATTAAACTTCGCAACGATGGGAGAATGCTCCTTCATACGGAATACATACCCAAGATTACCGTGTTAAATGCATCAATAGTGGAAAAGGCAGATGAAAAATTTATACGTGGCCTAATTAAGCAGCTCCCTCTTCCAAATTCtaaaatgcagtttataaAAAACCCACTATATATATTAAAGTCACAG ATTCCgaaaaataaaattttaaaaggtGATGGAACTCCCGTTGCTGAATTCAAGGGTCAAGAGGTTTATCTTAGGGACGACCTCGAGGATATAAAGACATCTTTTGGATGGCATAAATGTAACAGAAAAGTAATTGAAGGTTCAAAGCCTGTAATGATTAGACATATGGCCAACAAATTTACCGGAGGAATGGATTCTCATTATTTTGCAGAATCACAGACCATATTGATAGGCCAAATTGAGTTAAATGATCAAGCTATAGGAACTGGTTTTAGCAAAGTTGATTTGACCGGTGAC AGATTTGTTTTCAAAGATCATGTATACATCAAGGGAAAACACCTCAAACATCTTGAATACGTTGCAAAGAACATTGATATACAGTACAAAAGAGCATTTTCTAGTTACTATTACAAAAAAGGCACACCATCCACAAATATTGATGGAATCGTAATTGCGCAGGACAAACTTGACACATTCTTGAGCTCATATAATGGTTGTTTAATACATACATATAATATTGTCGTACCAGACTACATAAATTCTGTTGTTTTGAAGGAAATAGAATCGGAAAGAAATACGTACAGAGGATTCTGGCGAAACTTTTTCCTAACTCTCTTGAACAAACCACCCTCTCAAGCATCAAAATCGTACAGAGACATAAAGAATCAACTCAAGACAAACGTTGAAgatttcatcatcaatCTCGATAAATTTGGCTCCTCTAAAGATAGTATTGAAAGTTAA
- a CDS encoding hypothetical protein (encoded by transcript BEWA_030780A) codes for MEDGESTHVETYLDSIRQWAEQRSRKVNETNLEASKASKKKIHTLRLDTLKCAVLCHAGHISFLNSIIDSPLCKVPLKM; via the exons ATggaagatggagaatctaCGCACGTGGAGACGTATTTAGACTCTATACGCCAATGGGCAGAACAAAGGTCCAGAAAGGTCAATGAAACAAACTTGGAAGCATCTAAAGCGAGCAAAAAG AAGATCCACACTTTGAGGCTCGACACGCTCAAATGTGCTGTTCTCTGCCATGCCGGACATATTTCATTCTTGAACTCAATAATAGACTCTCCCCTTTGCAAGGTACCATTAAAGATGTAG
- a CDS encoding hypothetical protein (encoded by transcript BEWA_030790A) yields the protein MVICDGCGVQCFSDLCCPKCMEYDKKSFFCTQLCFDTSWRNHNKTHKLLLEKSKRPQNNTETNTHLTTDMSIPSYTNETSGLKDRIIHRSDPEGRQEHLTTNFTDINISREGLDTNRTNNIKADHPIDTTVHTLSALDNIESLKIYDPESNVLGAGKHVDQGNVTKWLVDAAAKLSNTLNMTENLHNINVSKFNMDKRIYQSADQLMNSSKSYSSYRFKRRFRQIIITLVFSFILFLSFVFSTKLVDIIDDRIAKKFNTISTFGPDENAVDKFIETTEELRKEILKLREQVYKNAVAINGLTDGAYKVSGSDDSAKQFKKNKFDRNGTMITLNNNASSNQNINRQDITSNIKKDGQELDATSFVPDAIEYDANITQQF from the exons ATGGTCATATGTGATGGTTGCGGTGTCCAATGTTTTAGTGATTTATGCTGCCCAAAATGTATGGAATATGACAAGAAGAGCTTCTTTTGTACACAGCTGTGCTTTGATACGAGTTGGAGGAATCACAATAAAACTCACAAATTATTACTAGAAAAATCAAAGCGTCCACAAAATAATACGGAAACGAATACACACTTGACCACAGATATGTCTATCCCCTCATATACAAACGAG ACTAGTGGATTAAAGGATAGGATAATACACCGTAGCGACCCTGAAGGTCGCCAGGAACATTTAACAACGAACTTTACAGATATCAATATTTCAAGGGAAGGCCTAGACACCAATAGAACAAACAACATTAAAGCGGATCATCCAATTGATACGACAGTGCACACACTCAGTGCTTTAGATAACATAGAATCTCTAAAGATCTACGATCCAGAGAGTAATGTGCTAGGAGCTGGAAAGCACGTTGATCAAGGTAACGTAACAAAGTGGCTAGTAGATGCCGCAGCAAAACTATCAAATACACTCAATATGACTGAAAATTTGCATAATATCAACGTTTCAAAGTTTAACATGGacaagagaatatatcaGAGCGCTGACCAACTCATGAATTCCTCAAAGtcctactcttcctatagatttaaaaggAGATTTAGACAGATTATAATAACTTTGGTTTTCTCCTTTATACTGTTCTTGTCGTTTGTATTCTCAACAAAATTGGTTGACATTATAGACGACAGAATAGCCAAGAAGTTTAACACAATATCGACTTTTGGTCCAGATGAAAACGCAGTAGATAAGTTCATTGAAACTACGGAGGAACTCCGTAAAGAAATCCTCAAGTTGAGAGAAcaagtttataaaaatgCGGTAGCTATCAACGGATTAACTGATGGAGCTTACAAGGTTTCTGGAAGTGACGATTCCGCCAAACAATTCAAGAAGAACAAGTTTGATAGGAATGGAACAATGATCACTCTCAACAACAATGCCTCCAGCAACCAAAATATAAATCGGCAAGACATAACATcaaacattaaaaaggaTGGACAAGAGTTGGATGCCACAAGTTTTGTCCCCGACGCTATAGAATACGATGCCAATATAACACAACAGTTTTAG
- a CDS encoding proliferation-associated 2g4, putative (encoded by transcript BEWA_030800A): MASEVGDSPFSPKAGVETNENDLSNSDIVTKYRTASNIANLALKNLIDDLKPGISVKSLCDKADKFILEEVGKLYNKKENGRKIDKGIGFPTCICINEICDYFSPNDENVTVSDGDLVKITTGCHIDGYVGLATHTVFVGTQATGKIADVLKAAWFCSEAALRKIKVGTSSSEVSKTIEKVAAEFNCTPLLGFYSHELKRHVVEGSRYFPGNTKLEDRTESFVFGINEAYSLNIVISTSEGKPKPTEHTTTIYRTDVQNRYTLKTTLGRTFISQVNSKFPAFPFHTKSFEDERALKVGLPEALRHSLLKPYFVTSVKNGEFVAHFRCTVLLLSTGLKKITGLPFDQLESCKSEFEVKDQDLLDLLASPIATKKKKPAKAAEPAATE, encoded by the exons ATGGCATCGGAAGTTGGTGACTCTCCCTTTAGCCCAAAGGCTGGCGTAGAAACCAATGAAAATGACCTTTCTAACTCTGATATTGTAACCAAATATCGCACAGCCTCAAACATTGCCAATTTAGCCCTTAAAAACTTGATTGATGATCTCAAACCAG GTATTTCTGTCAAGTCTCTCTGTGATAAGGCCGATAAGTTTATATTAGAGGAGGTTGGCAAACTATACAACAAGAaggaaaatggaagaaag ATTGATAAAGGTATTGGCTTTCCCACCTGCATTTGCATCAACGAGATTTGCGATTACTTCTCTCCAAACGACGAGAATGTAACTGTTAGCGATGGAGatttggtaaaaat TACCACTGGATGCCACATTGATGGTTACGTCGGTCTTGCAACTCACACTGTGTTCGTTGGCACACAAGCAACTGGAAAGATAGCTGATGTTCTCAAGGCCGCATGGTTCTGTAGTGAGGCTGCCTTGAGGAAGATTAAGGTTGGAACTTCCAGCTCTGAGGTATCCAAGACAATTGAGAAAGTTGCCGCCGAGTTCAACTGCACACCACTTCTTGGCTTTTACAGTCATGAATTGAAACGCCATGTAGTGGAAGGTAGCAGATATTTCCCTGGAAATACTAAACTCGAGGACAGAACTGAGTCATTTGTATTTGGGATCAACGAGGCCTACTCCCTGAACATTGTGATTTCTACGAGCGAGGGAAAACCGAAGCCAACGGAACATACCACTACCATTTACAGAACAGATGTTCAAAATAGGTATACCCTCAAAACCACTCTAGGAAGAACATTCATCTCCCAAGTCAACTCAA AATTCCCCGCTTTCCCATTCCATACAAAATCATTTGAAGATGAGAGAGCACTCAAAGTTGGATTGCCAGAGGCTTTGAGACATAGTTTGCTCAAGCCTTACTTTGTCACATCAGTCAAGAATGGTGAATTCGTTGCTCATTTTAGATGCACAGTATTGTTGTTATCTACTGGCCTAAAGAAGATTACTGGGCTTCCATTTGACCAACTAGAATCGTGCAAGTCTGAATTTGAAGTAAAGGATCAGGATCTTCTCGACTTGCTAGCA AGTCCAATTGCCACTAAGAAGAAGAAACCAGCAAAGGCAGCTGAACCCGCAGCCACTGAATGA
- a CDS encoding guanosine monophosphate reductase, putative (encoded by transcript BEWA_030810A) translates to MDLKFDFNHVMLLPRECVVESRGDTDVSAKLGKRTFRIPLMAANMPSIIDETIAIELAKRNYFYVMHRVDIDILQFVAKMKSLGLFTSIAIGIKKPFHDLIDKLHAEGLVPDYVTIDLANGHCQRTKLMIEHLRSKFGDETFIIAGNVATQEAVIDLESWGADATRVGLGPGYVCTTSPRTGFGSRGWQLSAIADCAKVAKKVIIADGGVRSSGDIAKAIHFGAHWVMSGLFFTGHKESPGEVVVENNVTYKTYYGNASAQCKQSNSRIEGRSTLIPVETSLYDKLIEVEEDLQSAVSFSGGTKLEDITKVDHVFIR, encoded by the coding sequence atggatCTGAAGTTTGATTTCAACCATGTCATGCTCTTACCGCGTGAGTGCGTCGTGGAATCTCGCGGTGATACTGACGTATCTGCAAAGCTCGGAAAAAGAACATTTAGGATCCCTTTGATGGCAGCTAACATGCCTTCCATTATAGACGAAACTATAGCTATAGAATTAGCCAAGAGGAATTACTTTTATGTAATGCATAGGGTTGATATAGACATACTTCAATTCGTTgcaaagatgaagagtttgGGTTTATTCACTTCAATTGCTATTGGTATTAAGAAACCATTCCATGATTTGATCGACAAACTCCATGCTGAAGGGCTTGTACCCGATTATGTCACAATTGATTTAGCCAACGGTCATTGCCAAAGAACAAAGCTTATGATTGAACATTTGAGAAGCAAGTTTGGCGATGAAACCTTTATTATTGCTGGAAATGTAGCCACTCAAGAGGCTGTTATTGACCTCGAGAGTTGGGGTGCCGATGCTACCAGGGTTGGCCTTGGTCCCGGCTATGTGTGTACCACTTCACCAAGAACTGGTTTCGGAAGTAGGGGATGGCAGTTGAGCGCAATAGCTGACTGCGCAAAGGTTGCCAAGAAAGTTATCATTGCAGATGGTGGTGTGAGATCCAGTGGTGACATTGCCAAGGCCATCCACTTTGGAGCCCATTGGGTCATGTCTGGACTCTTTTTCACTGGACACAAGGAGTCCCCAGGAGAGGTTGTAGTGGAGAATAACGTAACTTACAAGACATACTACGGTAATGCTAGCGCACAGTGCAAGCAAAGTAACAGTCGCATAGAAGGAAGGTCTACACTCATACCAGTTGAAACTTCCCTTTATGATAAGCTCATTGAGGTTGAGGAAGATTTGCAGTCCGCTGTATCATTCTCTGGAGGTACAAAGTTGGAAGATATTACCAAAGTGGACCATGTATTTATACGCTAA